In Amaranthus tricolor cultivar Red isolate AtriRed21 chromosome 5, ASM2621246v1, whole genome shotgun sequence, a genomic segment contains:
- the LOC130813148 gene encoding uncharacterized protein At4g13200, chloroplastic, whose product MINSGVSSSVSPQSSFNSLILNRTVSSNTQFPSLLFANYPQTHLPNSPSPYLSLSSRSQSSRPIFCRASSGSGENDNKTVLDAFFLGKALGETLTERLESAVGEFLSTIGRLQAEQQKQVQEFQDDVLERAKRAKEKAAREALEEQGKLISNTTTKNTVERNVSNLSAPTSVAKPDSPRRVEDEDQIDSDSQPSISVTIDE is encoded by the exons ATGATCAATTCCGGTGTTTCATCTTCAGTTTCCCCTCAATCTTCATTCAATTCCCTTATTCTAAATCGTACTGTATCCTCAAACACCCAATTCCCATCACTTTTGTTTGCTAATTACCCACAAACTCATCTTCCAAACAGTCCTAGTCCttatctttctctctcctctcgtTCTCAATCTTCAAGACCCATCTTCTGCCGCGCTTCCTCTGGTTCCG GTGAAAATGACAACAAAACTGTCCTTGATGCATTTTTCTTAGGAAAAGCTCTCGGTGAAACACTTACCGAGAGACTTGAATCTGCTGTTGGTGAGTTTCTAAGCACCATTGGAAGGTTGCAAGCGGAGCAACAAAAGCAAGTTCAGGAATTTCAG GATGATGTGCTCGAGAGGGCCAAAAGAGCAAAAGAAAAAGCAGCACGTGAAGCCCTGGAAGAGCAAGGGAAACTCATTTCCAATACCACCACAAAGAACACAGTAGAAAGAAATGTTTCTAATTTGAGTGCCCCAACAAGCGTGGCTAAGCCAGATAGCCCTAGAAGGGTTGAAGATGAAGATCAGATTGATTCGGATTCGCAACCTAGTATAAGTGTAACAATAGATGAATGA